TGCTCACATTGGGCCAGGATATTGAAGAAACGGTGCGCCAATCCGTGCAGCAGACCGGGCAAGGTCCGGTTTTGGCCTTGGATCCGCAAAAGGCACAGAGCATCATTCAGCAGGTGAGTGAACATTTACAAAAAGTGGGGCAGGGCGCTCCGGTGGTCCTGCTCTGTCCGTCAAATATCCGACTGTATGTCCGTAAGTTGACGGAACGGTATTTGCCCCGGCTCGCGGTTTTGAGCCACGCCGAGATCTCACCGGACATGAAGGTCCGATCAGTAGGAACGGTCAGCTTGTATGCAAATTAAAGTTTTTCGCGCCAAGGACATGAAGAGCGCTTTGCAGCAAGTCAAGGCGACCTTTGGGCCAGACGCCCTCATTCTGTCCACCCGCACCGTGCGTAAAGAACGATTCGGTTTTTTGCGCCCCCCGGAACTGGAGGTGACTGCGGCAGTGGAGCCCAAGGATCGCCAACAGGCAGGGGAGAAAAAGGGCCACCTCGAAAAAAGTCAGGAAAATGGACAAAACGGCGATGGGTTTTTGCAGGAACTCATGTCCCAGGCCGAATCCATGGATTCCGCGTCCTTGTCCACATCAGCAAAGCAGGCTCAACCCAGTCCAACCGCCCCGCGGCGACCAACGTCCTTGTCCATGCCGCGACCAGACAAAGAAGACTTTGTTTCAAACGCGGGCACAGACATCTCTGAAATGGACCACTTGCGCAGTGAGGTTCGGGAGATCAAACGACTGATCGCCGCCCAGCAGAATTTGACCAAAGCCGCGTTAAAGCGACCTGGGACAGAGGGAGGACAAGATTTTGGCTCTCCGGAAGCAAATGTGTTGGGGCGGCTCGGTGTGCAGCCGGAGGCAGCGCGGGCTGTCTTGGATCAAATCGGAGCCGTGACTGGGGAAAGCGGTGAGATTGGCGACCCCGTCGCCCATTGCCAGCAGGCTTTGGCTGAATGGTTACGCACCGATGACTGGATGGCCCAATCGCTGCGTCACCCGAAGCGCATCGCCTTGGTCGGCCCTACCGGAGTGGGCAAAACCACAACGATCGCCAAACTTGCAGCCCAGTATCTCCGGCGGTACGGGCAGGGCCTTTTGTTGGTGACCATGGATAATTTTCGCATTGCTGCGGCGGAGCAACTTCGGGTGTATGCGGAAATCATGAATGTGCCCCTGGAGGTGGTCACCTCGGCGGAACAGATGCGCACAGTGATGCAGCGACATGAAGACAAAAAATTGATGCTTATCGACAGCGCCGGGCGCAACCCGCGAGACGAATCTGGAATGCAGGAGCTGCACGCGTTTCTGGGCGACAGCCAACTTTTTGACAAGCATCTTGTGCTTTCTGCTACCACCCGGGATGAGGACATGCAGTCCATCGTAGACCGTTTCGGTGACCTCGAAATCAACGGATTGATTTTCACCAAAATCGACGAAACGCAAAGTTACGGCTCCATTGTGAACGTGCAGCACCGAACAGGATGTCCGCTGACTTACCTGACGAACGGGCAACGTGTTCCGGAAGATCTGCTGCCGGCTGATTCGGTTCAACTCTCGCAGTTGATCACCAACCCTCAGAAGGAAGTGTATTATGATGGCTGACGAGCGTCCCCGCGACCAAGCCGAAACTTTGCGCAGCTTGCGCTCTCCTGAGCCGCAAGCAGTTGTTGCGGAGACAGGGCGGGACACCAAGGTTATCTCTGTCACCAGCGGCAAAGGCGGGGTGGGTAAAACCTCCGTGGTCTCGAATTTAGCCGTGGCGTGGGCGAAGCAAGGATCACGGGTGCTGATTATTGACGCTGACTTGGGGCTGGCCAATATTGATGTCGTATTTGGGCTTTCGCCGCGTTATACATTGAACAATTTTTTCAGGGGACAGCGCCGACTGGACGAGGTTATGACCGAAGGGCCCTACGGTATTAAGGTCATGCCCGCTGGATCCGGTATGCAGGATATGACCAAGTTAAGTCCGGAACAGCGACTGCGATTTCTTCAGGAACTTGAGGCGCTGAACGAAGATTTTGACCTTGTACTTATCGACACCGGGGCGGGGATTTCGGAGAACGTAACTTATTTCAGCACTGCAGCACAGACCATTATGGTCGTCACCACGCCGCAGATCACTGCCATCACCGACGCTTACGCTCTGATGAAACTGTTGGCCCTGGAATATCAGGAAAAGAACTTCAGTCTGCTGGTCAATTCGGTTGGTTCGCAACGTGAAGCACTCCAGGTCTACGAGAAAATGACCCTTGTCACCAGCCGTTTTCTCGATGTTTCCGTGGAATTCACTGGTTGGTTGCCCTTTGATAAGCGGATTAACGACGCGTTGAAAAAACAAAAGCCGTACATTGACATGTTTCCTAAGGCCAAATTGACTGAGGCCTGCTTGGCGGTGGCGAACAATCTGCAAAATGAAAGTGCAGTCCAGCCCGATAAAGGCACACCGCAATTTTTTTGGGAAAAACTCCTCAACTTGTGCGATCGCAAGAGGTGAGGGCACTATGTTGTGGACTTACACTCAAAACGGTGAAGATGCGCGCACTCAGTTGATACGGGAGCACATGAATATGGTTTCCTATTGGGTAGAGCGCATGGTTACACAGGTCCCAGCGTTTATGAGCCGCGACGAAATCAGAAGTGCGGCCATGGAGGGTCTGATTAACGCTGCAAACCGTTTCGATCCCAATCAAGGGGTGCTGTTCAAGACCTTTGCTGAACACCGCATTCGAGGCGCAATCTTCGATGAGGTGCGCCGTTTGGATTGGTTTTCCCGTTCCATGCGCGACAAGCACCAGCGGTTGGCCGAGACCATCCGTGAACTAGAGATTTCACTGGAGCGCGCGCCAAACGAAAACGAAGTTGCTGCGGCCATGGATATGGACCTGACTGGGTACCACCGTATGCTCGGTGAAGTCAGCCATCTCGGGTGTATGAGTCTCCAGGAAGTTTTGAGCGACAGCGACACCGGGCAAAGTTTTTTGGACGTTCTGGAGGATACCGACGGGATGCCCCCGGAAGAAGCTGTTGAGCAGGCCGAATTAACTCGGGAAGTGGCCGGCATGCTGCACGAACTCTCCGAAAAGGAGCAGCAGGTCATCGCCCTTTTGTACCACGAGGGACTGAGTCAAAAAGAGATTGCCGACGTGCTTAGTCTGACCGAGGGACGGATATCGCAACTCCACAGCCAAGCCTTAGCCAAGCTGCGGGTCAAAATGGAGCGCTTGTGATGTTACTTTTCATGCTCGCTGCTTTATTGGGGATGAATACAGTTCTGGCCCTCGGTCTTGTCTTGCTCTGGCGTGCTCAACAGCGGCTTAAGGCTGAAAACAGGACATTGCGACAGGAAGTGGAGCAAGCCCGGCAGCGTCTTGGTCAACTGGCCGAAGAGGTGTCGGACCTTGAAGCGTGCCCTGTTCCGCAAGCGCGCTCAACTTCAGAATCGGTGGTGGCCGAGCGCGAGATCAAGAACCGTTTGGAAATGGTCCAGAATCAGCCCAAACAGATGCCAGACCGGTACAAGGCGGCTGTGAATATGGCCGGCACTGGTATGGATTCGGAACAGATCGCTGAGATGCTCGGCCTCTCGGCCCACGAAACCCAGCAATTGGCCTCCCTGGCCCAGATTTCTCAGCCTATGGGGCAGGATGCCTCTGGGCAAGGGTGGGGCCATTAGGAGTAGACCCTGCTGCCACGCCGTCCCGGGCCTCGTCCTGTCTGCCTGCGGCGCATCCATCCACCTAAAGTTCATCCCCGGCAATCCGATACGATATCTGAATCGGTCGCCCGTTTTCGGTCACTGGTGACAGATGTTTTCCATATTTCGACCACAGCGCACAGGAACTGACGATGCCCATTTTTTCCGGACTTGCCGCCCCGTTGTCTGGGGCCGCTTTAGAAAGAACCCGGCTGCAGGTTTTGAGCAACAATCTGGCCAATATCGATAATGCCGGATTTAAGCAGGACCGGCTGCTGTTTGAAACGCAATTGGACAATGCCCAGGCTGGCAGGACGGGTGAAGGGACCAGCCGGCTCCAGATGACGAGCACGCACACCGACTTTTCCCAGGGGGGGCTGCAGCACACGGGACGCCCGCTGGATCTGGCCATCAAAGGCGGGGGGTTTTTCAAGGTCGCTACTGATGATGGCTTTGCCTATACCCGTCACGGCAGTTTTGTGCTCCAGCCAGACGGTGCCTTGGTCACTCCCACTGGGGAGCAAGTGGTTGGGGAGACCGGTCCGGTCAATCTCACGGACAGCAATGTCCGGATCAGTGAAGAAGGCTCTGTTTTCGGGGAAAACGGTGTGGAGCAGGGGCAGCTGGACTTGTACACCGTTGACGATCTCCAGCAATTGGAAAAACAAGGGGCGAATCTCTGGCGCCGCCCGGAGGGTGTTTCGGAAAGAGTCGTCGCTGAGAGTACCTTGCACCAGGGCCAGCTTGAGTCTTCCAACGTAAGTGCCATTGAAATGACAACGGAGCTTATTCAAGCTGAGCGAGGATTTCAGTCCTTCCAGAAAGCTATAAAAGCCTACGATACCGTTGCCCAGAAAACGAACACAGTCGGCCGGATCGGGTAAGTTGTTGTTCGAGCAAACGAAAGCACGTATTCCCATCCATAAGGAGATACGCATATGACCACCGCTTTGTCCACAGCCGCCACCGGCATGGAAGCCCAGCAGACCATTGTCGACGTCATCGCTAATAACCTGGCCAACGTGAACACTACAGGTTTCAAGAAAAGCCGGGTCGATTTCCAGGATCTTCTCTATCAGGATGCCAGGAATGTTGGTAGTGCAGTGACTCAAGAAAACGATGTGCCCACCGGGACGCAGATCGGACACGGGGTGCGTACGGCAGCTGTTTATAAGATCAACACTATCGGTGACATCAACCGTACGGGCAATGAATTGGATTTGGCCATTGAAGGCGATGGATTTTTTCAGGTTACCTTACCAGATGGGGAAACAGCCTACACCAGGGCCGGAGCGTTGAAGAAAGATGGAGACGGCCGAGTGGTGACCTCTGACGGATATCCCCTGGAGCCGGAGATCGTCATCCCGGAAAATGCCACTGATGTAGTTATCGGTAAGGATGGCACGGTGCAGGCCTATTTAGAGGGCGAAGCGGCCACGCCAAGTGATCTGGGTACGATAGAGTTGGCCCGTTTCAGCAACCCGGCCGGACTGAAAAATATCGGTAACAACCTCCACTTGGAGACGCAGTCCTCCGGAGCGCCTATCGTTGATTTGCCCGGTGAAGACGGACTTGGAGCGTTGGCGCAAAATTTTCTGGAGGACTCTAATGTGAGCACCATGCAGGAAATGGTGAATATGATCTCAGCCCAACGGGCGTACGAGATTAATTCCAAAGCAGTCAAAACAGCTGATGAAATGCTGCAGATGACCAACCAACTCGCCTAAAAGCATGAGTATGATTGCCGCCCTTCGTTTGCAAATTTTCCTGTTGGCCATTGTGCCGCTGCTTTGCTGGCTGGCTGTCCCTGCCGTAGCCGCTCCTCCGGTGCAGATTACATTTTTGCCTGAGGCGACCGTGCAGGGGGAAACATTGCATTTGCGTGATGTGGCTCGGATCACCCCGGAATGGAGGGCGGAAGAATGGGGGGAGATCGCCTTGTTTCAGGTGCCGGACTACGGCAGCGTCCGCACCTACCGTGCGCAAACCCTGAAAGCCTATATCCAGCAGCAGGCCCCCCAGGAAGCGGAAGTGGCGTGGAAGGGTGCTGAACACGTTCGTGTCCGTCGCGACGGGGTTATTATTGCCCAAGAGGATATGGTGCAGGTGGTCAATGATTTTCTCCGGGAGCGTCTGGACCGGCCAGAGATCACCTCGGTTAGTTTCGAGCCCGGCAGGCTTCCGCAAGCGTTCACCGTAGCTGACGCGAAATGGGAGTGTGAGGTTGTTCCCTCATCGTCTCAGGTCTTGTCCGCCAGGCGTTTTACTCTTTTGTTCCGCCGGCACGGGCGTTTGGTGCACAAGGTCTCTGTCTCTGGGCGTGTCCGGGCCGAAGCCGAGATCGTCACAGCCCGGCGCAATCTGGACCGAGAAAGTATTGTGCAGGCCAGTGATCTGCGCCGGGAAAGCAGGCAATTGTCCCGCCTGGACGATCCGGTATACGAAGCCTCCGTTGCCGTGGGCCAGCGTGTGGTACGCTCTGTGCGGGCCGGGGAGGTTCTGGATCGTTCGGTCCTGGCCGCCCCTATTCTCGTTCAGCGGGGCAAGCCAGTGACTTTGGAAGCTGTCAGAGGGGCCCTGGTGATCACCGCCAGTGGCGTGGCCCAGGAAGACGGCGGATTGCAAGAAACTATACGGGTGGAAAATAGACGCACTGGAAAAGAAATTTTCGGTACCGTTGTGTCGGCAGACACTGTAAGGGTTCGATTTTGATGTATAAATATATTATAGTCTTTTGTGTGTTCGCTTTGGCATGTGGGTGCGCACCCAAGCACGAGCCGCAATGGGGGCCGGAGGCCAATGCACCCCAAAAAGTCGTGCCCCAAAAGCCGCAACGTGCCAGTCAGGGTTCATTGTGGAATACAGGTGAGGCCAACCTCTTTTCGGACAATAAGGCGCAAGCTCCCGGCGATATCGTTACCGTGTCTATCTCTGAACAGGCGCAGGCCAGCAAAGACGCCACCACTGATACTGGACGCACATCGAGTGTCGATGCTGGTATTAACAACTTGTTTGGGATCCCCAATTCGCAAGCTCTGTTGAGCAATCCCAATGTGGATTTGAAAAATTTGGTCGGTGCCAATTTCAACAATTCTTTTGTCGGAAGCGGCGAAACTAGCCGGAATGCGAATTTATCGGCCACGATCGCCACCCAGGTTATTGAACAATTGCCGAACGGCAATTTGCGAATCTTCGGTCGTAAGCGGGTCATGGTCAATAACGAAGAAGAATTTATCGGTTTGTCCGGAATTGTTCGCCCCGAGGATATCAGTGCTCAGAATGTGGTCGATTCAAGTTATGTGCTGGACGCTGAGATCACTTATACTGGTCGAGGCGCTATCAGCGACAAACAAAAGCCCGGCTGGCTGATGCGGCTGATTGACAATGTCTGGCCGTTTTAGTTGCCCTCAGGATCCGTGAACCTGGAAAGGATACTTCCCATGCTCTCCTGGAGCCGCTTCATAGGTGCGATACTTGTGCTCTGTCTGGCGATGGTCTGGACTTTGCCGGCAACAGCTGCGCGTATCAAGGATATCGCCGATCTCAAAGGAGTGCGCACGAACCAGATCCTTGGCTACGGTCTGGTGGTGGGCCTCAACGACACCGGTGACAGTTCCGGTACAGGGTTTACCAAAGAAACCCTGGCCAACATGCTTGAAAGGCTGAATATTTCGTCCAACCGCGAGGATATTAATGTAGGCAACGTGGCCGCGGTTATGGTCACTGCGGAATTGCCGCCTTTTGTCAAAACTGGAAGTCCTGTGGATGTGTTGGTGTCTTCCATCGGCGACGCCGAGAGCTTGTCAGGCGGCACCTTGCTCCAAACCCCGCTCAGCGGGCCGGATGGCAAGGTCTACGCTGTGGCCCAGGGCCCGCTGTCTGTAGGCGGTATTTCCGTTAGTGGCCAAGCTGGCCAGGTCCAGAAAAATCACCCTACAGTTGGCCGGGTTCCTGATGGTGCCACGGTGGAGCGGGAAGTGCCGTATAGTTTTCCGCAAAAAGGTCCTTTGACCTATCACATCCAAGAGTCGGATTTCACGACCATCTCGCGGATTACAAGCGTGATCAATGAGGAATACGGGCAGAAAACGGCTCACGCCATGGATAGTGCCAGTTTCCGAGTGCGAATTCCCGATGCTTTTGCTGAGAACCGGGTAAAGTTTATCGCCGACCTGGAGCGGCTGACGGTCCAGCCGGACAGCAAGGCGCGTGTGGTGGTCAATGAACGCACCGGCACAATCGTCATGGGGCAAGACGTGCGCTTGGACAAGGTGGCGGTAGCCCATGGCAACTTGAAGCTCATGGTTCGAGAAATGCCGCAGGTCTCGCAGCCGCAACCCTTTTCCCAGGGAGAGACCACCACGGTGCCGCGCACGGAAGTGCAGG
The sequence above is drawn from the Desulfohalobium retbaense DSM 5692 genome and encodes:
- the flhF gene encoding flagellar biosynthesis protein FlhF, whose protein sequence is MQIKVFRAKDMKSALQQVKATFGPDALILSTRTVRKERFGFLRPPELEVTAAVEPKDRQQAGEKKGHLEKSQENGQNGDGFLQELMSQAESMDSASLSTSAKQAQPSPTAPRRPTSLSMPRPDKEDFVSNAGTDISEMDHLRSEVREIKRLIAAQQNLTKAALKRPGTEGGQDFGSPEANVLGRLGVQPEAARAVLDQIGAVTGESGEIGDPVAHCQQALAEWLRTDDWMAQSLRHPKRIALVGPTGVGKTTTIAKLAAQYLRRYGQGLLLVTMDNFRIAAAEQLRVYAEIMNVPLEVVTSAEQMRTVMQRHEDKKLMLIDSAGRNPRDESGMQELHAFLGDSQLFDKHLVLSATTRDEDMQSIVDRFGDLEINGLIFTKIDETQSYGSIVNVQHRTGCPLTYLTNGQRVPEDLLPADSVQLSQLITNPQKEVYYDG
- a CDS encoding MinD/ParA family protein is translated as MMADERPRDQAETLRSLRSPEPQAVVAETGRDTKVISVTSGKGGVGKTSVVSNLAVAWAKQGSRVLIIDADLGLANIDVVFGLSPRYTLNNFFRGQRRLDEVMTEGPYGIKVMPAGSGMQDMTKLSPEQRLRFLQELEALNEDFDLVLIDTGAGISENVTYFSTAAQTIMVVTTPQITAITDAYALMKLLALEYQEKNFSLLVNSVGSQREALQVYEKMTLVTSRFLDVSVEFTGWLPFDKRINDALKKQKPYIDMFPKAKLTEACLAVANNLQNESAVQPDKGTPQFFWEKLLNLCDRKR
- a CDS encoding FliA/WhiG family RNA polymerase sigma factor produces the protein MNMVSYWVERMVTQVPAFMSRDEIRSAAMEGLINAANRFDPNQGVLFKTFAEHRIRGAIFDEVRRLDWFSRSMRDKHQRLAETIRELEISLERAPNENEVAAAMDMDLTGYHRMLGEVSHLGCMSLQEVLSDSDTGQSFLDVLEDTDGMPPEEAVEQAELTREVAGMLHELSEKEQQVIALLYHEGLSQKEIADVLSLTEGRISQLHSQALAKLRVKMERL
- a CDS encoding flagellar hook-basal body protein, with the translated sequence MPIFSGLAAPLSGAALERTRLQVLSNNLANIDNAGFKQDRLLFETQLDNAQAGRTGEGTSRLQMTSTHTDFSQGGLQHTGRPLDLAIKGGGFFKVATDDGFAYTRHGSFVLQPDGALVTPTGEQVVGETGPVNLTDSNVRISEEGSVFGENGVEQGQLDLYTVDDLQQLEKQGANLWRRPEGVSERVVAESTLHQGQLESSNVSAIEMTTELIQAERGFQSFQKAIKAYDTVAQKTNTVGRIG
- the flgG gene encoding flagellar basal-body rod protein FlgG, whose product is MTTALSTAATGMEAQQTIVDVIANNLANVNTTGFKKSRVDFQDLLYQDARNVGSAVTQENDVPTGTQIGHGVRTAAVYKINTIGDINRTGNELDLAIEGDGFFQVTLPDGETAYTRAGALKKDGDGRVVTSDGYPLEPEIVIPENATDVVIGKDGTVQAYLEGEAATPSDLGTIELARFSNPAGLKNIGNNLHLETQSSGAPIVDLPGEDGLGALAQNFLEDSNVSTMQEMVNMISAQRAYEINSKAVKTADEMLQMTNQLA
- the flgA gene encoding flagellar basal body P-ring formation chaperone FlgA; the encoded protein is MIAALRLQIFLLAIVPLLCWLAVPAVAAPPVQITFLPEATVQGETLHLRDVARITPEWRAEEWGEIALFQVPDYGSVRTYRAQTLKAYIQQQAPQEAEVAWKGAEHVRVRRDGVIIAQEDMVQVVNDFLRERLDRPEITSVSFEPGRLPQAFTVADAKWECEVVPSSSQVLSARRFTLLFRRHGRLVHKVSVSGRVRAEAEIVTARRNLDRESIVQASDLRRESRQLSRLDDPVYEASVAVGQRVVRSVRAGEVLDRSVLAAPILVQRGKPVTLEAVRGALVITASGVAQEDGGLQETIRVENRRTGKEIFGTVVSADTVRVRF
- a CDS encoding flagellar basal body L-ring protein FlgH, whose protein sequence is MYKYIIVFCVFALACGCAPKHEPQWGPEANAPQKVVPQKPQRASQGSLWNTGEANLFSDNKAQAPGDIVTVSISEQAQASKDATTDTGRTSSVDAGINNLFGIPNSQALLSNPNVDLKNLVGANFNNSFVGSGETSRNANLSATIATQVIEQLPNGNLRIFGRKRVMVNNEEEFIGLSGIVRPEDISAQNVVDSSYVLDAEITYTGRGAISDKQKPGWLMRLIDNVWPF
- a CDS encoding flagellar basal body P-ring protein FlgI, translating into MLSWSRFIGAILVLCLAMVWTLPATAARIKDIADLKGVRTNQILGYGLVVGLNDTGDSSGTGFTKETLANMLERLNISSNREDINVGNVAAVMVTAELPPFVKTGSPVDVLVSSIGDAESLSGGTLLQTPLSGPDGKVYAVAQGPLSVGGISVSGQAGQVQKNHPTVGRVPDGATVEREVPYSFPQKGPLTYHIQESDFTTISRITSVINEEYGQKTAHAMDSASFRVRIPDAFAENRVKFIADLERLTVQPDSKARVVVNERTGTIVMGQDVRLDKVAVAHGNLKLMVREMPQVSQPQPFSQGETTTVPRTEVQVEEEEARLMVMNKGVNIGDVAAALNAIGATPRDLIAIFQAIKAAGALHAELVLL